From a region of the Pan paniscus chromosome 19, NHGRI_mPanPan1-v2.0_pri, whole genome shotgun sequence genome:
- the LOC103783813 gene encoding keratin-associated protein 3-3, producing MDCCASRGCSVPTGPATTICSSDKSCRCGVCLPSTCPHTVWLLEPTCCDNCPPPCHIPQPCVPTCFLLNSCQPTPGLETLNLTTFTQPCCEPCLPRGC from the coding sequence ATGGATTGCTGTGCCTCTCGAGGCTGCAGTGTCCCCACCGGGCCTGCCACCACCATCTGCTCCTCTGACAAATCCTGCCGCTGTGGAGTCTGCCTGCCCAGCACCTGCCCACACACAGTTTGGTTACTGGAGCCCACTTGCTGTGACAACTGTCCCCCACCCTGCCACATTCCTCAGCCCTGCGTGCCCACCTGCTTCCTGCTCAACTCCTGCCAGCCAACTCCAGGCCTGGAGACCCTCAACCTCACCACCTTCACTCAGCCCTGCTGTGAGCCCTGCCTCCCAAGAGGCTGCTAA